TCTGTGTATTCGTCCACTTGTTTGTTTGTCTGCTCACTTGTCTGTTTGTCTGCTCACTTGTCTGTTTATCTGCCCATTTGTCTGCTTATCTGTCCATTTGTCTGCTTATCTGTCCATTTGTCTGCTTATCTGTCCATTTGTCTGCTTATCTGTCCATTTGTCTGCTTATCTGTCCATTTGTCTGCTTATCTGTCCATTTGTCTGCTTATCTACTCCTTTGTCTGCTTATCTACTCCTTTGTCTGCCTATCCGCTCACTGGCCTTTTTGCCCATTCGCTTATtcctttcctccccccccttccggTGCCGCACGAACTGCTCGCCAGGGCCAAAAAACATCGCGCggggcctttttttgtgtcaatttatttctcccccctcctttttggcaATTCGCAAAATGCCTATGTGTATACACACATTCTTCTCATATTTGTGCGAATTGTCCGCTTTtgccaaaatatttttttaaagtgtttccaaatttttttttttaaaaaacggaCATACGTATTCTCTACGTGTGTCACCCCAAATGGCTTAAAATCCCATTGCCCCACCGTGCCCTTTGTTTAACTCGCAACATCCTGCTTAATTTGTCCtgaacaaatttgcaaaggcaggaaaaaaaatataattttattttgatgtTACTTGTGCGACGCGTTTGATATTCTTATAGGGGCATTTGAAAAGTGTTCCACCCgtgatgcctttttttttaatcccccATCTTTTACCTTCTTCCTAACAACACACCGTTTGCACTTCGCACCATGACGGGGTCGTCACGAAGGAGATACTCACTGTGTCGTTCCACATGGGGGGATTTACAAAATGTGTACGCGGCTGGTGCAGTAATAAATGTGCCAGACCATTTGCATGCAGCTTGTTCCACGgtgatttccccccccgttaAGAAGTGATCTTTTAACACAACGCTGTCGCCTCCTCTGCAGGGGGGTCGAACTGGTTGGTGGTCCCACGTGCACATCCATTGGATCCCCCCTCCTGCCGCTTCAGCGCCTAACTCGAACGGTCAGATTATCACTCAGGTTATCCCGCTATCTCGTTATCTCCATCCTCTTGAAGGAGCGTGCCATCCTCTCGAGATGCAAAAAggcgaaaggggaaggggaggCCTTCTTTGCCCCATCAGCTCAGCAACGGGGGGAACGGAATGCGCACCTCCCAGGCGTGGCAGCACCGCAATGTCGTAGTGCCGTAGTGCCGCAGCGTTTTTGAAGGTGCAGATTTAAGATGAAGCTCCGCGTGAATGACCGCGCGGTTGGCTGCGATCCGGAGTACTAGCCGCATCGATGGGccgatttcctttttccttcctccccATAAAAAGCAACCGCTGCATGAACAACCCCATGAGCTCATTCCGCTCGACGGCCACTGGAAAGAAGTTTTATAGGGAACCACTTATTTGCATCTCCTGAGAGGGTAACGAATAGCCACCCCTACGAACACAACCAGTAGTGCCGCGTCAAGGGTGGCCATACCGCAGATAGTaagccccctccccctcaccTACTCATATGGGCGTTGCTAAGAATGCAGGGAATGGAAGAGAACACCATGGAGACAAAGAGATAGAAGGAACGAGTGGGCGCAAAATAGAAATGTGTGTAAGTGGATGTTGGTCCTCCAAGGGGCAATAACTACAACTGCGTAAGGTGAATTGCTACCCGCAAACTATgaatttgttttctttttttttccccctcatggTGCTGCTCTTCCTCAATCCATTTCGCGTTACCCTCGCCTACAAAAAGGGACCTCCCGTGGGGATTACCCAACATACGAGTAGTCACTTCTGGAGAGACCCTAACAGCAAATGCAAGGTACTCTCGGTAAGGCAGCCCTCCCAAGTTAGCTGCTTCACCAAGGCAAGGCTACATAACGAACCGTTACACAAGGAGGTCCAACTGTTCGACGAAacaaatgaggaggaaaatcCCCCTCCCGTTTttctgaacaagtcaggtgAAAATAATCCCATTAAAGACACCCTGAGGAAGaccaaaaaattttgcaattatttGACGAGCAAATTAGGGAGACTTAATAAAAAACTgcgggaaataaaaaaactggaAACCATCTTCTATGCGAACCCAAACATATTAACGGAGAGTCAACAAGTGAAgctgagcaaaaaaaaacaaataaaaaaggaacttgTTTTAATCCATCGGTACAGGAAAAAGTACCTCGCTTACAAAAAAAACCTGACCAAAAATGTCGACGAcatgtccccctttttttacgccaAGCGGAAGACCCGCCAGAAGCGGCAGGTCTGCACCCCCCAGGAGTTCAGGAAGATACGTACGCACGGAGGGGCGGgccacaaaaatgatgggCAGAGTGAAATGAGCAGTGGAAATGAACATTGTGGAAATGAACCGCAGGGGGAAGCACTGCAGAGGGGCTTCATCGCTTCGttgcttcttccatttgttGCTCCCCCTTTCCCCGCGCAGTGCAATCGGACGAACCCAAGGCAGCCGTCCAGCGAGTGAAAAGCATAGACTACGACCAGATCCCCAGGAACGTGACCGACTACTTAGTGTTTAACAAAGTGGGCACGAAGGAGGACGTCAAAATTCTCTTTGGCCTCAAAGCTGTGAAGATAAACGGAAACACACGTAAAGGGAAAGAGGCACATAGCGCGCACTAAGCAGGAGGGCCCCCGGCACGCCGAAGGGGCGGTTCGCCCCATCTGGCCTCGCGCATCAGTCACGTTGCGTCATTTGGTTTTGCTTTAATTTGTTCAcattgcttcatttttttttgcttcattttttctttttcaccgCCGCCCCCCCAGTGGACGATGAGAATTACCTGATAAACCCGCGA
Above is a genomic segment from Plasmodium vivax chromosome 5, whole genome shotgun sequence containing:
- a CDS encoding hypothetical protein, conserved (encoded by transcript PVX_089360A; Apicoplast targeted protein. Curated by Stuart Ralph, Walter and Eliza Hall Institute of Medical Research, Australia.): MVLLFLNPFRVTLAYKKGPPVGITQHTSSHFWRDPNSKCKVLSVRQPSQVSCFTKARLHNEPLHKEVQLFDETNEEENPPPVFLNKSGENNPIKDTLRKTKKFCNYLTSKLGRLNKKLREIKKLETIFYANPNILTESQQVKLSKKKQIKKELVLIHRYRKKYLAYKKNLTKNVDDMSPFFYAKRKTRQKRQVCTPQEFRKIRTHGGAGHKNDGQMQSDEPKAAVQRVKSIDYDQIPRNVTDYLVFNKVGTKEDVKILFGLKAVKINGNTLDDENYLINPREDKVEVFNEVVQIHESHYVVRKRFSKNQKKVLEEKSKEKLSDVRREVNEFENFFNIKQ